A stretch of the Actinomyces faecalis genome encodes the following:
- a CDS encoding helix-turn-helix domain-containing protein, whose product MSSRETLTQIAAGRLRAEMAFRRRSSSDLASALGLSQSSASRRMTGEVSMDLDEIETVVKWLDIPVQRLIEEQAA is encoded by the coding sequence GTGAGTTCACGAGAGACGCTCACTCAGATCGCTGCTGGCCGCTTGCGAGCCGAAATGGCGTTCCGCCGCAGATCAAGCTCAGACCTTGCTTCTGCTCTTGGTCTCAGTCAGTCCTCCGCCTCTCGCCGAATGACAGGCGAAGTGAGCATGGACCTCGACGAGATCGAGACGGTCGTCAAATGGCTCGACATTCCGGTTCAGCGGCTCATCGAGGAGCAAGCCGCATAA
- a CDS encoding ImmA/IrrE family metallo-endopeptidase codes for MFHPWRYLRDTHPGVLVWHTRTLPPTVLGVTDGQDVWLDADMTQAERRCTLVHETIHIERGHHGCQPPAVEASVEREAARRLIPLHALGEALAWARSEAEAAEELWVDVATLRVRLASLNHAERGYLKRRLEE; via the coding sequence GTGTTCCATCCGTGGCGGTACCTGCGCGACACCCACCCCGGCGTGCTCGTCTGGCACACCAGGACCCTGCCACCCACCGTCCTGGGCGTCACCGACGGGCAGGACGTGTGGCTGGACGCCGACATGACGCAGGCCGAGCGCCGCTGCACCCTCGTCCACGAGACCATCCACATCGAGCGAGGCCACCACGGCTGCCAGCCGCCCGCCGTGGAGGCCAGCGTCGAGCGCGAGGCCGCACGCCGCCTCATCCCCCTGCACGCGCTGGGGGAGGCCCTGGCGTGGGCGCGCAGCGAGGCAGAGGCTGCCGAGGAGCTGTGGGTGGACGTGGCCACGCTGAGGGTGCGCCTGGCGTCCCTGAACCACGCAGAGCGCGGCTACCTGAAGCGGCGCCTGGAGGAGTAG
- a CDS encoding tyrosine-type recombinase/integrase: MASTGQLTLTLPTGTALSTPRRRRPTVRQVRRKDGSCRYQVRLSTYPGGPRVQESFPTAAAAESFCDLVTSLGAPAALAALDAADAATAVPTLRAWFATYLQQVASYATPGTVDGYRRVFARYLDRPLGSLLLTQVERSTVVAWVASMRASRAPRRKGAEPAPLSCKTIREAQRLLSQVLKAAVEEGLLRTNPARGVKVPDDDVKGERTTFLTRDELGVLIEAVDPYWRPLVSFLAGTGTRFGEATAVQVRDLDLGASPATVRICRAWKKGDGPGGVYLGGTKGATTRTVALPANLARALAVAVDGKASTDLVFTTREGGRVQSQHFSTRVWHPALRRAAEAGLTKAPRVHDLRHTHASLLLGAGVPIIAVQRRLGHKSITTTVDTYGHLTPDAYAAATDAAEAIVNVTSPAFASPAPSPDLGRATAGLAEQMEALRAQLSALSGALGAVAGGEVVDAEVVEDAQVAQIGA; encoded by the coding sequence ATGGCTTCCACGGGACAGCTCACCCTCACACTCCCGACAGGCACCGCCCTGTCCACCCCGCGCAGGCGCCGCCCCACCGTGCGCCAGGTGCGGCGCAAGGACGGCTCGTGCCGCTACCAGGTGCGCCTGTCCACCTACCCCGGCGGGCCGCGCGTGCAGGAGTCCTTCCCCACCGCCGCCGCCGCCGAGTCCTTCTGCGACCTGGTCACCTCCCTGGGGGCCCCGGCGGCCCTGGCCGCCCTGGACGCCGCGGACGCCGCGACCGCCGTCCCCACGCTGCGCGCGTGGTTCGCCACCTACCTGCAGCAGGTGGCCTCCTACGCCACCCCCGGCACCGTCGACGGCTACCGGCGCGTGTTCGCCCGCTACCTCGACCGGCCCCTGGGGTCGCTGCTGCTGACCCAGGTCGAGCGCTCCACCGTGGTGGCCTGGGTGGCCTCCATGCGCGCCTCACGCGCCCCCAGGCGCAAGGGGGCCGAGCCCGCGCCCCTGTCGTGCAAGACGATCCGTGAGGCCCAGCGCCTGCTGTCCCAGGTCCTCAAGGCCGCCGTGGAGGAGGGCCTGCTGCGCACCAACCCGGCCAGGGGCGTGAAGGTGCCTGACGACGACGTCAAGGGCGAGCGAACCACCTTCCTCACCCGCGACGAGCTGGGCGTGCTCATCGAGGCCGTCGACCCCTACTGGCGTCCCCTGGTGTCCTTCCTGGCGGGCACCGGCACCAGGTTCGGGGAGGCTACCGCCGTGCAGGTGCGCGACCTGGACCTGGGCGCGAGCCCTGCGACGGTGCGTATCTGCCGGGCGTGGAAGAAGGGTGACGGCCCGGGCGGGGTGTACCTGGGCGGCACCAAGGGCGCGACCACGCGCACCGTGGCGCTGCCGGCGAACCTGGCCAGGGCGCTGGCGGTCGCGGTGGATGGTAAGGCGTCCACGGACCTGGTCTTCACTACCCGCGAGGGCGGGCGGGTGCAGTCCCAGCACTTCTCTACCCGCGTGTGGCACCCGGCCCTCAGGCGGGCGGCGGAGGCGGGGCTGACCAAGGCCCCGCGCGTGCACGACCTGCGCCACACCCACGCCTCGCTGCTGCTGGGGGCGGGCGTGCCGATCATCGCGGTACAGCGGCGCCTGGGGCACAAGTCGATCACGACGACGGTGGACACCTACGGGCACCTGACGCCGGACGCCTACGCGGCGGCCACGGACGCCGCCGAGGCGATCGTCAACGTCACCTCCCCCGCCTTCGCCTCCCCCGCCCCGTCCCCGGACCTGGGGCGGGCGACTGCGGGGCTGGCCGAGCAGATGGAGGCGCTGCGCGCCCAGCTGTCCGCCCTGTCCGGGGCGCTGGGGGCGGTGGCGGGCGGGGAGGTGGTGGACGCTGAGGTGGTCGAGGACGCCCAGGTGGCGCAGATCGGCGCCTAG
- the orn gene encoding oligoribonuclease, with amino-acid sequence MTTSDPLVWIDCEMTGLDLGKDALIEVAVVVTDYELKPLDEGIDVLIKPSPEALEQMNDFVRTMHTSSGLLDELDGGMTMAEAQQVVLDYVKSLVPQAGTAQLAGNSVGTDKSFLVRDMPELINYLHYRIVDVSSIKELAKRWYPRTYFQAPEKHGGHRALADILESIDELRYYRAVLFPSGEGPSSQECKAAADEITAHPTASLA; translated from the coding sequence ATGACAACTTCTGACCCCTTGGTGTGGATCGACTGCGAGATGACCGGGCTCGACCTTGGTAAGGACGCGCTCATCGAGGTCGCCGTCGTCGTCACCGACTACGAGCTCAAGCCGCTGGACGAGGGAATCGACGTCCTGATCAAGCCCTCCCCCGAGGCCCTGGAGCAGATGAACGACTTCGTGCGCACGATGCACACCTCCTCCGGGCTGCTCGACGAGCTCGACGGTGGCATGACGATGGCTGAGGCGCAGCAGGTGGTCCTGGACTACGTCAAGTCCCTCGTCCCGCAGGCCGGAACCGCCCAGCTGGCTGGCAACTCCGTGGGCACCGACAAGTCCTTCCTCGTGCGCGACATGCCCGAGCTCATCAACTACCTGCACTACCGGATCGTGGACGTGTCCTCGATCAAGGAGCTGGCCAAGCGCTGGTACCCGCGCACCTACTTCCAGGCGCCGGAGAAGCACGGCGGCCACCGCGCACTGGCAGACATCCTGGAGTCCATCGACGAGCTACGCTACTACCGCGCCGTCCTCTTCCCCTCCGGCGAGGGACCGAGCTCGCAGGAGTGCAAGGCTGCGGCAGACGAGATCACGGCGCACCCGACGGCGTCTCTCGCCTGA
- a CDS encoding helix-turn-helix domain-containing protein produces MSQRLSAPQAATTRAARNLMQERQWSQADLAHALDMMTSTLRGRLYGHRRWTLDDLDRLALLGAEVPAFGEVGA; encoded by the coding sequence ATGAGTCAGCGACTATCGGCGCCTCAGGCCGCGACGACGCGGGCCGCGCGCAACCTCATGCAAGAACGTCAGTGGTCACAGGCGGACCTAGCCCACGCCCTCGACATGATGACTTCGACCCTCCGAGGCCGTCTGTACGGCCATCGTCGTTGGACGTTGGACGACCTCGACCGCCTGGCCCTGCTGGGTGCTGAGGTGCCTGCCTTCGGGGAGGTGGGGGCGTGA
- a CDS encoding helix-turn-helix domain-containing protein: protein MEHEPREFWTAREMAAQLSISEKELAALRTRGDGPPFIYLGRRVRYPVAAVRRWTMARSRCQTGAGR, encoded by the coding sequence ATGGAGCACGAGCCGCGCGAGTTCTGGACGGCTAGGGAGATGGCGGCGCAGCTGAGTATCAGTGAGAAGGAGCTGGCTGCCCTGCGCACACGCGGGGACGGCCCGCCCTTCATCTACCTGGGCCGCCGTGTGCGCTACCCCGTGGCAGCCGTGCGCCGCTGGACCATGGCCCGCTCACGCTGCCAGACAGGAGCGGGCAGGTGA
- a CDS encoding HNH endonuclease, which yields MTDHHAEWKAIPYAQRRDLIAQVRERDGSLCHLCGLYVGEDEESADHIVPVSQGGRSSVDNLALAHRHCNYARGNRPATTTPSVPVPEHDGLADFIRADEAAGRA from the coding sequence GTGACCGACCACCACGCTGAGTGGAAGGCGATACCGTACGCACAGCGCCGGGACCTGATCGCCCAGGTGCGTGAGCGGGACGGGAGCCTGTGCCACCTGTGCGGCCTGTACGTGGGTGAGGACGAGGAGAGCGCGGACCACATCGTGCCCGTCTCCCAGGGCGGGCGCTCGAGCGTGGACAACCTGGCTCTTGCTCACCGTCACTGCAACTACGCACGCGGCAACCGGCCGGCCACCACCACGCCGTCGGTGCCTGTGCCAGAGCATGACGGCCTGGCCGACTTCATCCGAGCGGACGAGGCGGCGGGCCGCGCGTGA
- a CDS encoding terminase large subunit: MTGRFPRFTHLPAPRHCPRPDPAYPYNEGREIASVCHLLGSSLQPWQRMTINRATQYRPARDIRGRRVREYKYKKILVSVPRQSGKTFLTGPLQIWRLLCHPGEGHLYTAQTGADAGARMRELLALVAESPSRALFRPRYSNGSEGLAVMGTGATLTRFSPTLSSVHGGHPPLVTLDEIWKYTSDLGNGLLGAIGPSQVTVRQKAQIWMVSTKGTAKSEFMNELIRQGISGEDDSLLYVEFSMPDGADPYDPHTWWGFHPALGNTISEESLRADMGLPHAEWMRGYMNVVVSADNPIIALEDWDHLAEETPTLPSLNDCAIAYEVAGGGECAAVVSAWRDLLTLTPHVKVLAQRPGTAWLTPYLAMLARRWPGAHLYADDGGPTRRITDHLTDILDTDRLTTLTMTERGVADGNLLAAVTETGALRHDGSTALRMAVANAAMRTTNAVERLDRDKSTAPIAALIAASVALWGADHTADAWAVPAWAVQD, translated from the coding sequence GTGACAGGCCGGTTCCCGCGCTTTACTCACCTCCCCGCCCCACGCCACTGCCCCCGCCCGGACCCCGCCTACCCGTACAACGAGGGCCGCGAGATCGCGAGCGTGTGCCACCTGCTGGGCTCCTCCCTCCAGCCCTGGCAGCGTATGACCATCAACCGCGCCACGCAGTACCGCCCCGCCCGCGACATCAGGGGCCGTCGTGTACGCGAGTACAAGTACAAGAAAATCCTTGTTTCCGTGCCCAGACAGTCCGGTAAGACCTTCCTAACGGGGCCGCTTCAGATATGGCGGCTCCTGTGCCACCCCGGTGAGGGTCATCTCTACACCGCCCAGACCGGTGCGGACGCCGGAGCCCGTATGCGCGAGCTGCTGGCCCTGGTGGCTGAGTCACCCTCCCGCGCCCTGTTCCGCCCCCGCTACTCCAACGGCTCCGAGGGCCTGGCCGTCATGGGGACCGGCGCCACCCTGACCCGCTTCAGCCCCACCCTCTCATCCGTCCACGGAGGCCACCCACCGCTAGTGACCCTAGATGAGATATGGAAGTACACGTCCGACCTCGGAAACGGACTCCTAGGCGCTATCGGCCCCTCACAGGTCACTGTCCGCCAGAAAGCACAAATATGGATGGTATCAACCAAAGGTACGGCGAAAAGCGAGTTCATGAATGAACTCATTCGTCAAGGAATATCTGGCGAGGACGACTCACTGCTTTATGTGGAGTTCTCCATGCCTGACGGGGCTGACCCCTACGATCCGCATACATGGTGGGGTTTTCATCCTGCCCTAGGGAACACCATCAGTGAGGAATCATTGCGCGCCGATATGGGGCTGCCTCACGCTGAGTGGATGCGCGGGTATATGAACGTCGTCGTCTCAGCTGACAACCCCATCATCGCCCTGGAGGACTGGGACCACCTTGCAGAGGAGACTCCTACCCTGCCCTCTCTCAATGACTGCGCGATCGCCTATGAGGTCGCTGGAGGTGGGGAGTGCGCCGCCGTCGTGTCCGCGTGGCGCGACCTCCTGACACTCACCCCTCACGTCAAGGTCCTGGCCCAGCGCCCCGGCACGGCGTGGCTGACCCCCTACCTGGCCATGCTCGCCCGCCGCTGGCCCGGCGCCCACCTGTACGCCGACGACGGCGGACCCACCCGCCGTATCACCGACCACCTGACCGATATCCTGGACACCGACCGCCTGACCACGCTGACCATGACCGAGAGAGGCGTGGCGGACGGCAACCTCCTGGCTGCCGTCACCGAGACCGGTGCCCTACGACATGACGGCTCCACGGCCTTGCGCATGGCGGTAGCCAACGCTGCCATGCGCACCACCAACGCCGTCGAGCGCCTGGACCGCGACAAGTCAACCGCCCCTATCGCCGCCCTGATCGCCGCCTCCGTCGCCCTGTGGGGAGCTGACCACACCGCCGACGCGTGGGCCGTGCCCGCGTGGGCCGTTCAGGACTAG
- a CDS encoding phage portal protein — translation MASLQALARLLTRSADTGSDLTRAVIALSQRHEGIQPPTRPMGDPRSLVAVYRAVQVLTTAAAQLPITVRRAGATITPPAHVAQPDPRMTPGEWKTHMVASLALHGNAYALIERDTDGTILALRPLDPARVFVSVNPTTHALRFGAEGRTLTSYDVLHAHLQPARPSEPLGLGPIQAARSELEGAHHTRDYATQWFTGTGLPSGILTGPAGATFEDALKARNLWNGLTPDGAKALPGDNPSRVRVTSKGYDFKPVAITPEDAQWLEARQFDTLQVARLFGIPSTLMLAAPDGGSMTYSNIEQDWIAFTRFTLMAYLRPLEEALTSHTVRGQSVRFNLDGLLRSDTKSRYDSYAIGLANRFLTIDEVRALEDRPPLQEQP, via the coding sequence ATGGCATCACTCCAGGCACTGGCACGGCTGCTCACCCGCAGCGCCGACACGGGCAGCGACCTCACCCGCGCAGTGATCGCCCTGTCCCAGCGCCACGAGGGCATCCAGCCACCCACCCGCCCCATGGGGGACCCACGCTCCCTCGTCGCCGTCTACCGAGCCGTCCAGGTCCTGACCACCGCCGCCGCGCAACTGCCCATCACCGTCCGCCGGGCCGGCGCCACCATCACCCCGCCGGCACACGTCGCCCAGCCAGACCCCCGCATGACACCGGGGGAGTGGAAGACCCACATGGTCGCCTCCCTCGCCCTCCACGGCAACGCCTACGCCCTCATCGAGCGCGACACGGACGGCACCATCCTCGCCCTGCGACCCCTGGACCCCGCCCGCGTATTCGTCAGCGTCAACCCCACCACCCACGCCCTGCGCTTCGGGGCCGAAGGCCGCACCCTGACCTCCTACGACGTCCTGCACGCCCACCTCCAGCCCGCCCGCCCCTCCGAGCCCCTAGGCCTGGGCCCCATCCAGGCCGCCCGCTCCGAGCTCGAAGGCGCCCACCACACGCGCGACTACGCCACACAGTGGTTCACCGGCACCGGCCTGCCCTCCGGCATCCTCACCGGCCCCGCCGGCGCCACCTTCGAGGACGCCCTCAAGGCCCGCAACCTGTGGAACGGCCTCACCCCGGACGGAGCCAAGGCCCTACCCGGCGACAACCCCAGCCGCGTGCGCGTGACCTCCAAGGGCTACGACTTCAAGCCCGTGGCAATCACCCCAGAAGATGCCCAGTGGCTGGAAGCACGACAGTTCGACACCCTCCAGGTCGCCCGCCTGTTCGGCATCCCCTCCACCCTCATGCTCGCCGCCCCAGACGGCGGCTCCATGACCTACTCCAATATCGAGCAGGACTGGATCGCCTTCACCCGCTTCACCCTCATGGCCTACCTACGCCCCCTAGAGGAAGCCCTCACCAGCCACACCGTGCGCGGCCAGTCCGTCCGCTTCAACCTGGACGGCCTCCTGCGATCAGACACCAAGAGCCGCTACGACTCCTACGCCATCGGCCTCGCAAACCGCTTCCTCACCATCGACGAGGTACGCGCCCTCGAAGACCGCCCACCACTCCAGGAGCAGCCATGA